The following proteins are encoded in a genomic region of Neovison vison isolate M4711 chromosome 12, ASM_NN_V1, whole genome shotgun sequence:
- the C1QL4 gene encoding complement C1q-like protein 4, translated as MVLLLLVAIPLLVHSSRGPAHYEMLGRCRMVCDPHGPRGPGPDGAPASVPPFPPGAKGEVGRRGKAGLRGPPGPPGPRGPPGEPGRPGPPGPPGPGPGGVAPPAGYVPRIAFYAGLRRPHEGYEVLRFDDVVTNVGNAYEAASGKFTCPMPGVYFFAYHVLMRGGDGTSMWADLMKNGQVRASAIAQDADQNYDYASNSVILHLDVGDEVFIKLDGGKVHGGNTNKYSTFSGFIIYPD; from the exons atggtgctgctgctgctggtggccaTTCCGCTGCTGGTGCACAGCTCCCGCGGGCCGGCTCACTATGAGATGCTGGGTCGCTGCCGCATGGTATGCGACCCACACGGGCCGCGAGGCCCTGGACCCGACGGCGCTCCTGCCTCTGTGCCCCCCTTCCCTCCGGGCGCCAAGGGAGAGGTGGGCCGGCGCGGGAAGGCAGGTCTGCGAGGGCCCCCGGGCCCCCCAGGCCCCAGAGGGCCTCCAGGAGAGCCGGGCAGGCCAGGTCCACCCGGTCCTCCCGGCCCAGGCCCTGGCGGGGTGGCGCCCCCTGCAGGCTACGTGCCTCGCATCGCCTTCTACGCGGGTCTGCGGCGGCCACACGAAGGTTACGAGGTGTTGCGCTTCGACGACGTGGTCACCAATGTGGGGAACGCTTATGAGGCGGCCAGCGGCAAGTTCACCTGCCCCATGCCAGGTGTCTACTTCTTCGCTTACCATGTACTCATGCGCGGCGGTGACGGCACCAGCATGTGGGCCGACCTGATGAAGAATGGACAG GTCCGGGCCAGCGCCATCGCTCAGGACGCCGACCAGAACTACGACTACGCCAGCAACAGTGTCATCCTGCACCTGGATGTGGGTGACGAAGTCTTCATCAAGCTGGACGGCGGGAAGGTGCACGGCGGTAACACCAACAAGTACAGCACCTTCTCCGGCTTCATCATCTACCCGGACTGA